In one Drosophila pseudoobscura strain MV-25-SWS-2005 chromosome X, UCI_Dpse_MV25, whole genome shotgun sequence genomic region, the following are encoded:
- the PGRP-SB2 gene encoding peptidoglycan-recognition protein SB2 codes for MKLPLLLLLSFAGCAFAQIVPRQAWCRQPLSPRMPRLAVPVRLIIIHHTASAPCYTPQQCQAALQQIRTGHLLRKFRDIGYNFLIGGDGRIYEGLGFGIRGEHSPHYNSQSIGVAFIGNFQRTLPSPQMLQAARTLITIAVQRRQVLPNYSLVGHCQTKATACPGRQLLDELRKWPRWQPKP; via the exons ATGAAGCTCCCACTCCTTCTTCTGCTCTCCTTCGCTGGCTGTGCCTTTGCTCAGATTGTCCCCCGGCAAGCCTGGTGCCGGCAGCCATTGTCCCCTCGCATGCCACGTCTTGCGGTGCCCGTGCGCCTGATCATCATCCATCATACGGCCAGTGCGCCCTGCTACACGCCCCAGCAATGCCAGGCGGCCCTCCAGCAGATCCGAACGGGGCATCTCCTGAGAAAGTTCCGGGATATCGGCTACAATTTCCTGATTGGCGGCGATGGACGCATCTACGAGGGCCTGGGCTTTGGTATTCGCGGAGAGCATTCACCGCACTACAACAGCCAGTCGATAGGCGTGGCATTCATTGGCAATTTCCAGC GCACCCTGCCCTCACCACAGATGTTACAGGCAGCCCGGACACTCATCACAATTGCAGTCCAGCGGCGTCAGGTCCTGCCCAATTATTCCCTCGTCGGCCACTGCCAGACGAAGGCCACTGCCTGCCCAGGGCGCCAGCTCCTCGACGAACTGCGCAAGTGGCCGCGTTGGCAGCCAAAGCCATAG
- the Dbp73D gene encoding probable ATP-dependent RNA helicase Dbp73D, whose protein sequence is MELFTVNRYTEDLRTRKDKEQKTSNEDEILQKLLQKAAKRKRKHEKAETRKQEEAPPEEKPQVEDTKVDEEEPAAKETRKEEATAVEDPTNSQDFKILGDNDSAMRKKVTEVLPPWLAYPTIIEGGSLLPDDDLEAGKDEASIENLSYLKDHTRQALKQMKIKRLFPVQRTVIPWILEAQGQPAPLRPRDICVSAPTGSGKTLAFAIPIVQLLNNRVRCKVRALVVLPVAELALQVFKVIRALCSKTELEVCLLSKQHRLEDEQEKLVEVYKGQIYSKADIVVTTPGRLVDHLHATKGFCLKSLKFLVIDEADRIMDAFFQNWLYHLDNHVRETANQLLAGTQPPLCLKELYATYGKVPHKLLFSATMSQDPEKLQNLRLFQPKLFTTVFALPVPKSDEQADGDEETTPNTGHFAGKYTTPAELTEQFCVTELRIKPLTLFALVEKYQWKRFLCFTNSTETANRLAFVMGKLFSTGPTKVAELSGKLSALVRAKTLTDFARGRINGLICSDALARGIDVADVDVVLSYETPRHIKTYIHRVGRTARAGRKGTAVTLLTEQEQAQFKKMLNEVGKALGEEISVSADTEVRHADIYKQAMEDLRKRQEKEKTIKIVQKRRVAQQTVLHKKQEEAAVNPSRPLTLMQKLQLKAGGARHVADEPHQKENKSKPTAKKGKGKSKPKETKKQRLAKQRKAIEE, encoded by the exons ATGGAATTATTCACAGTTAATCG ATATACAGAGGATCTAAGGACTCGCAAAGACAAGGAACAAAAGACATCAAATGAAGATGAAATTCTGCAAAAACTGCTCCAAAAGGCAGCCAAACGCAAGAGGAAACATGAGAAAGCTGAGACCAGAAAGCAGGAGGAAGCGCCTCCAGAGGAGAAACCACAAGTGGAGGACACAAAAGTAGACGAAGAAGAGCCGGCGGCAAAAGAGACTCGAAAAGAAGAAGCCACAGCAGTGGAGGATCCAACTAATTCACAAGACTTCAAAATACTTGGCGACAATGACTCTGCCATGCGCAAGAAAGTGACAGAGGTGCTGCCCCCCTGGCTGGCATATCCCACGATCATCGAAGGGGGCAGCCTCCTGCCAGACGACGACTTGGAGGCTGGCAAAGACGAAGCTTCCATCGAGAATCTAAGCTACCTGAAGGATCACACACGACAGGCCCTCAAGCAGATGAAGATCAAGCGCCTGTTCCCCGTGCAGCGGACCGTCATACCATGGATCCTGGAGGCACAGGGCCAGCCGGCGCCCCTGCGCCCACGGGATATTTGTGTGTCGGCTCCCACGGGCAGCGGCAAGACCCTGGCCTTTGCCATACCCATTGTCCAGCTGCTGAACAACCGAGTACGTTGCAAGGTGCGCGCTCTGGTGGTGCTGCCAGTGGCCGAGCTGGCGCTGCAGGTCTTCAAGGTGATTCGTGCGTTGTGCAGCAAAACGGAGCTAGAGGTCTGCCTCCTTTCTAAGCAGCACCGCCTGGAGGACGAGCAGGAGAAGCTGGTGGAGGTCTACAAAGGACAGATCTACAGCAAGGCTGACATTGTGGTCACAACACCAG GTCGTCTGGTGGACCATCTGCATGCCACCAAGGGTTTCTGCCTGAAGAGCTTGAAGTTTCTGGTCATTGACGAGGCGGATCGCATCATGGATGCCTTCTTCCAGAACTGGCTCTACCATTTGGACAACCATGTGCGGGAGACCGCAAATCAGCTGCTGGCTGGCACACAGCCTCCACTTTGCCTTAAAGAGCTATATGCCACTTATGGGAAGGTGCCCCATAAGCTATTATTCTCTGCAACGATGTCGCAGGATCCCGAGAAGCTGCAGAATCTGAGACTCTTTCAGCCCAAGCTGTTTACCACGGTGTTTGCCCTGCCCGTTCCCAAGAGTGACGAGCAGGCGGATGGAGACGAAGAGACCACTCCAAACACTGGACACTTTGCGGGCAAATACACCACTCCGGCGGAGCTGACAGAGCAATTCTGTGTGACGGAGCTGCGCATCAAGCCGCTGACACTGTTTGCTCTCGTGGAGAAGTACCAGTGGAAGCGATTCCTCTGCTTCACCAACAGCACGGAGACGGCCAATCGATTGGCTTTTGTGATGGGCAAACTCTTCTCCACGGGCCCCACCAAAGTGGCCGAGCTATCCGGCAAACTGTCTGCCCTAGTGCGAGCCAAGACCCTGACGGACTTTGCCAGAGGCCGCATCAACGGCCTGATCTGCTCCGATGCTTTGGCTCGTGGTATCGATGTGGccgatgtggatgtggtgcTCTCCTACGAGACGCCGCGTCACATCAAGACCTACATCCATCGTGTGGGTCGTACGGCTCGTGCCGGAAGAAAAGGCACAGCCGTCACATTGCTCACGGAACAGGAGCAGGCGCAGTTCAAGAAGATGCTCAACGAAGTGGGCAAGGCGCTGGGCGAGGAGATCAGCGTTTCCGCAGACACTGAGGTCCGTCATGCGGATATCTACAAGCAGGCAATGGAGGATCTGCGCAAGCGACAGGAGAAGGAAAAGACCATAAAGATTGTCCAGAAGCGCCGCGTGGCCCAGCAAACAGTGCTCCACAAAAAGCAAGAGGAAGCTGCCGTCAATCCCAGTCGCCCTCTGACTTTGATGCAAAAGCTACAGCTGAAGGCAGGAGGAGCACGACATGTTGCGGATGAACCCCACCAGAAGGAGAATAAATCCAAACCTACAgcgaaaaagggaaaaggaaaatcaaAGCCCAAGGAGACCAAGAAGCAACGTTTGGCCAAGCAGCGAAAGGCCATCGAGGAGTGA
- the LOC6900161 gene encoding uncharacterized protein — protein MKIQLVSILGYLLVGCAALSGASFVPATTLGVPAAVAPALVPPPTSYQFVARNWNRFYVPTTTGVATYHPPATTYYKYSGGYPAYPAYPSVYPSAYPSVYPPAYPYGYGYYGPNYNYGHGYKSVW, from the exons ATGAAGATC CAATTGGTATCCATTTTGGGGTATCTCCTGGTGGGATGTGCTGCCCTCTCCGGGGCCAGCTTTGTTCCTGCCACTACTCTGGGGGTTCCCGCTGCAGTGGCTCCCGCACTGGTGCCACCTCCCACCAGCTATCAGTTTGTGGCACGCAATTGGAATCGTTTCTATGTGCCAACAACCACTGGTGTGGCCACCTATCACCCACCAGCCACAACGTACTACAAGTACAGTGGTGGCTATCCAGCGTATCCAGCATATCCGTCTGTCTATCCGTCGGCCTATCCCTCGGTCTATCCTCCGGCATATccctatggctatggctattaTGGCCCCAACTATAATTATGGCCATGGCTACAAGAGTGTCTGGTGA
- the PGRP-SB1 gene encoding peptidoglycan-recognition protein SB1: MTTNKFLAALMALCAIALSAEALNIEPRSSWGAVAARSPARISGAVDYVIIHHSDNPNGCSTSDQCQRMIKAIQTDHKGRRSFSDIGYNFIVAGDGKVYEGRGFGLQGSHAPNYNRNSIGIVFIGNFESTKPSSQMLQNAKDLIDKAKQGGYLKNTYTLLGHRQTKATACPGTALFNEIKTWPNWRSI; this comes from the exons ATGACGACAAACAAGTTTCTGGCAGCTCTAATGGCACTCTGTGCCATAG CTCTCTCCGCTGAGGCCCTGAACATTGAGCCGCGCAGCAGTTGGGGTGCAGTGGCTGCCCGTTCGCCTGCCAGGATAAGTGGCGCCGTTGATTATGTGATCATACATCATTCGGACAATCCCAATGGCTGCAGCACTTCGGATCAGTGCCAGCGAATGATCAAGGCCATACAGACGGACCACAAGGGCAGGCGAAGCTTCAGCGACATTGGCTACAACTTCATTGTCGCCGGCGATGGGAAGGTGTACGAGGGACGAGGCTTTGGCCTGCAGGGCTCCCATGCCCCCAACTATAATCGCAACAGCATTGGCATTGTGTTTATTGGAAACTTTGAGAGCACCAAGCCATCCTCGCAGATGCTGCAGAATGCCAAGGATCTGATTGACAAGGCCAAGCAGGGGGGATACCTAAAGAACACCTACACGCTGCTGGGACATCGCCAGACCAAAGCCACCGCCTGCCCGGGCACGGCGCTCTTCAATGAGATCAAGACATGGCCCAACTGGAGGAGCATTTAA